The proteins below come from a single Cylindrospermopsis raciborskii Cr2010 genomic window:
- the isiD gene encoding protein IsiD produces the protein MTTTSISKKEIAAMTPKDVKDLAARLELDNYSNAFDGLNDWHLLRAIAFQRPELVEQYVYLLDLEPYDEG, from the coding sequence ATGACAACTACAAGCATTTCTAAGAAAGAAATCGCCGCCATGACACCAAAAGATGTCAAAGATTTGGCTGCTCGTCTGGAACTAGATAATTATAGCAATGCTTTTGATGGTTTAAATGATTGGCATCTACTACGGGCGATCGCCTTTCAGCGTCCAGAGTTGGTGGAACAATACGTTTACCTATTAGATTTGGAACCTTACGATGAAGGATAG
- the sufR gene encoding iron-sulfur cluster biosynthesis transcriptional regulator SufR, translated as MATTQQSSTKQDILQYLLKHSQATAGQLSEILEVSPQAIRRHLKDLETDEMVVYSIPENSGMGRPQHIYHLSPGGKEYLQRSATKVSGGYGEFAVSLLDTLAETVGREQVKTILQKQWERKAQEYQEKVGQGCLEERVATLVELRKAEGFMAEFRPVEENDDGHEGAHGFLFMEHTCAISNVAESFPSVCGHELEMFAAILPDCSVQRTHWLIDGQHRCVYLIKRN; from the coding sequence ATGGCGACTACCCAGCAGTCCTCAACTAAGCAGGATATCCTACAGTATCTTTTGAAACACTCTCAAGCCACAGCGGGCCAACTATCAGAAATCCTAGAAGTTAGTCCACAGGCTATTCGTAGGCATTTGAAAGATTTAGAGACGGATGAGATGGTTGTGTATTCCATACCAGAAAATTCCGGTATGGGTAGACCCCAACACATTTATCATTTGAGTCCAGGAGGTAAGGAGTATTTACAAAGAAGCGCCACTAAGGTTAGTGGTGGTTATGGGGAGTTTGCAGTTTCGCTATTGGATACCCTAGCGGAAACTGTGGGAAGGGAGCAGGTAAAAACTATTTTACAAAAGCAGTGGGAACGGAAAGCCCAGGAATATCAGGAAAAGGTTGGCCAGGGTTGTTTAGAAGAAAGGGTAGCTACCTTAGTAGAATTAAGAAAGGCCGAAGGTTTTATGGCTGAGTTCCGCCCAGTGGAAGAAAATGATGATGGTCATGAGGGTGCTCATGGCTTCTTATTTATGGAACACACCTGCGCTATTTCTAATGTTGCTGAGTCTTTTCCTAGTGTGTGTGGACATGAGCTGGAAATGTTTGCAGCAATATTACCCGATTGTAGTGTGCAAAGAACTCACTGGTTAATAGATGGGCAGCATAGATGTGTCTACTTGATTAAGAGAAACTAG
- a CDS encoding YbhB/YbcL family Raf kinase inhibitor-like protein translates to MKLTSSSFVDHGLIPMKYTCDGENISPPLVWDEVPPETVSLCLIMDDPDAPGKTFVHWVVFDIPPTINQLSEKIINSQHIPGGGIQGKNDFDILGYGGPCPPTGIHHYFFHLYALDKQLNFPPGVTKNDIMVAMKNHVLAKAQLMGKYQRQR, encoded by the coding sequence ATGAAACTAACTAGCAGTTCTTTTGTTGACCATGGTTTAATTCCCATGAAGTATACCTGTGATGGTGAAAATATTTCTCCTCCCTTAGTCTGGGATGAGGTTCCTCCAGAAACGGTGAGTTTATGCTTAATTATGGATGACCCAGATGCACCGGGAAAAACCTTTGTTCATTGGGTTGTTTTTGATATTCCCCCAACAATTAACCAATTGTCAGAAAAGATAATCAACAGTCAGCATATCCCCGGTGGTGGTATACAAGGTAAAAATGATTTTGATATCTTGGGTTATGGTGGTCCTTGTCCACCAACTGGAATCCACCATTATTTTTTTCATCTTTACGCATTAGATAAACAGCTAAATTTCCCACCTGGTGTAACTAAAAATGACATTATGGTAGCTATGAAAAATCATGTTTTGGCTAAGGCACAACTCATGGGCAAATATCAGCGCCAAAGGTAA
- a CDS encoding tetratricopeptide repeat protein: MQYKQTSFFLATLILSVISNVSPVMTTQSQAGEVLLVQADNRKLRELLEQGRKLVDSGDYSGAIAVYQDAAKLAPKNAKIYSGIGYLYAQQGNFSQSLSAYRQAISINPNNSDFYYAVGYIKGNLGDAVGAKEAYRRAIQINRNNFNAYLGLGASQTRLGDYDAAQWAFEQATKIDRNNPRVYELIGAMFKQRRQMQEAGNALRQALRLYRTGRDADGMVRVEEMLKEMGS, translated from the coding sequence ATGCAATACAAACAAACATCTTTCTTCTTAGCAACGCTAATATTAAGCGTGATTTCAAATGTTAGTCCTGTGATGACAACTCAGTCTCAAGCAGGAGAGGTATTACTAGTACAAGCTGATAATCGTAAGCTACGAGAATTGTTAGAGCAGGGACGAAAATTGGTAGATTCAGGAGATTACAGCGGTGCTATTGCTGTTTATCAAGATGCAGCCAAGTTAGCGCCTAAAAATGCCAAAATTTATTCTGGTATTGGTTATTTGTATGCTCAACAAGGCAATTTTTCACAGTCATTATCTGCTTACCGCCAAGCTATTTCTATCAATCCTAACAACAGTGACTTTTACTACGCTGTTGGTTATATTAAAGGGAACCTAGGAGACGCAGTAGGTGCTAAGGAGGCTTACCGTCGTGCCATCCAGATTAATCGCAATAATTTCAATGCCTATTTAGGATTGGGTGCAAGTCAAACCCGTTTGGGAGATTATGATGCTGCACAATGGGCTTTTGAACAGGCAACTAAAATAGATAGAAATAACCCACGGGTGTATGAGTTAATAGGTGCTATGTTTAAACAGCGTAGACAAATGCAAGAGGCTGGTAATGCTTTAAGACAAGCCCTAAGACTATATCGTACTGGTAGGGATGCGGACGGGATGGTTAGGGTAGAAGAGATGTTAAAAGAAATGGGTAGTTGA
- the rlmN gene encoding 23S rRNA (adenine(2503)-C(2))-methyltransferase RlmN, with the protein MSTSQQTVSNPLKTPLLPPLLGASVDELTTWVQQQGQPGYRGKQLHNWIYHHGVHKISDISVFPKTWREQVADVSIGRSSIDHQSFATDGTEKYLLQLADGEIIETVGIPSDKRLTVCVSTQVGCPMACDFCATGKGGFKRNLNRGEIVDQVLTVQENFQQRVSHVVFMGMGEPLLNTENVILALKCLNQDLGIGQRSLTVSTVGIRDRIRQLAEHHLQVTLAVSLHAPNQNLREQIIPSAKTYPIEQLLAECREYVEITGRRVTFEYILLAGVNDLPEQALELSQRLRGFQSHVNLIPYNPIQEADYQRPNRDRIHAFVNILQQQKIAVSIRYSRGLEVDAACGQLRKRQNVIKQKFTC; encoded by the coding sequence ATGTCCACAAGTCAGCAAACAGTTTCTAACCCCCTTAAAACTCCTCTGCTCCCCCCCCTGCTTGGTGCTTCAGTGGATGAATTAACCACCTGGGTACAACAGCAGGGACAACCAGGATATAGGGGTAAGCAACTACATAATTGGATTTATCACCACGGTGTACACAAAATTAGTGATATATCTGTATTTCCTAAAACTTGGCGCGAACAGGTTGCTGATGTTTCCATAGGTCGCTCATCGATTGACCATCAGTCTTTTGCCACGGATGGTACAGAAAAATATTTGCTCCAACTGGCGGATGGTGAAATTATCGAAACCGTTGGCATCCCAAGCGATAAGAGGTTAACTGTCTGTGTTTCTACTCAGGTTGGTTGCCCAATGGCTTGTGATTTTTGTGCTACTGGTAAAGGTGGGTTCAAACGCAATCTCAATCGTGGGGAAATTGTTGACCAGGTACTCACAGTACAAGAAAATTTCCAACAACGAGTCAGTCATGTTGTGTTTATGGGAATGGGTGAACCATTGTTAAACACTGAGAATGTGATTCTGGCTCTCAAGTGTTTAAATCAAGATTTAGGAATTGGACAACGCTCTTTGACAGTTTCTACTGTAGGTATTCGTGACCGTATTCGTCAACTGGCTGAACACCATTTACAAGTTACTCTTGCTGTTAGTCTACACGCACCTAACCAGAACTTAAGAGAACAAATAATTCCTAGTGCTAAAACTTACCCCATAGAACAATTATTAGCGGAATGTCGAGAATATGTGGAAATTACAGGAAGAAGGGTCACTTTTGAGTACATTCTTTTAGCTGGTGTTAATGATTTACCAGAACAAGCTTTGGAGTTATCCCAACGGTTGCGGGGTTTTCAAAGTCACGTCAATTTAATCCCTTACAATCCCATTCAAGAAGCAGACTATCAAAGACCAAACCGGGATAGGATCCATGCATTTGTAAATATTTTGCAACAGCAAAAAATAGCCGTCAGCATCAGATATTCTCGCGGTTTGGAAGTAGACGCAGCTTGCGGTCAACTCAGGAAGCGGCAAAATGTGATTAAACAGAAGTTTACATGCTAA
- the der gene encoding ribosome biogenesis GTPase Der, with amino-acid sequence MALPIVAIIGRPNVGKSTFVNRLAGDQTAIVHDEPGVTRDRTYRPAFWQNREFLVVDTGGLVFNDDTEFLPLIRQQAITALSEACAAIFVVDGQTGLTPADEEIAEWLRQQPVPTLLAVNKCESPDQGIIQASEFWELGLGEPYPISAIHGSGTGDLLDDLIQYIPQVEELQENTEVKVAIVGRPNVGKSSLLNAFVGEERAIVSPISGTTRDTIDTLIEREGQAYRLIDTAGIRKKKHVEYGTEFFSINRAFKAIRRADVVLLVLDALDGVTEQDQKLAGRIVEDGRACIIVVNKWDAVEKDSYTIYDHEKSLEARLHFTEWADTIFVSAITGQRVEKILDLVNKAAESHKRRVSTSVVNEVLTDAVSWHSPPASRSGKQGKIYYGTQVSSQPPTFALFVNDAKRFNENYRRYIERQFRKQLGFEGTPIRILWRSKKVREMEVGTLNRATRV; translated from the coding sequence ATGGCACTGCCAATTGTAGCAATTATCGGCCGCCCCAATGTGGGCAAATCTACTTTTGTGAACCGTTTAGCAGGGGATCAAACAGCAATAGTTCACGATGAACCTGGTGTTACACGAGATCGTACCTATCGTCCAGCATTTTGGCAAAATCGGGAGTTTTTGGTGGTTGATACTGGAGGTCTAGTGTTTAATGATGATACGGAATTTCTCCCTCTCATACGTCAACAAGCAATAACCGCACTCTCAGAAGCTTGTGCTGCCATATTTGTTGTAGATGGACAAACTGGTCTAACTCCTGCAGATGAGGAAATTGCTGAATGGTTACGTCAACAACCTGTTCCCACTCTCCTAGCTGTGAACAAATGCGAATCACCAGATCAAGGTATTATTCAAGCTAGTGAGTTTTGGGAGTTGGGACTGGGAGAACCTTACCCCATATCCGCTATTCATGGAAGTGGTACGGGTGATTTGCTTGATGACTTAATTCAATATATTCCTCAAGTTGAAGAGTTACAGGAAAATACGGAAGTTAAAGTAGCTATTGTTGGACGTCCTAATGTGGGTAAATCCAGTCTCTTAAATGCTTTTGTCGGCGAGGAAAGGGCAATAGTCAGTCCAATTTCTGGAACTACCAGGGATACTATTGACACGTTAATTGAACGAGAAGGACAAGCCTACCGGTTAATTGACACTGCGGGAATTAGGAAAAAGAAACATGTGGAATACGGGACGGAATTTTTCAGTATTAATCGTGCTTTTAAAGCAATCCGCCGTGCTGATGTGGTGCTATTAGTGCTGGATGCTTTAGATGGTGTTACAGAACAGGATCAAAAATTAGCTGGACGGATTGTTGAAGATGGACGTGCTTGTATAATTGTGGTGAATAAATGGGATGCTGTAGAAAAAGACTCTTATACTATATATGACCATGAAAAAAGCTTAGAGGCAAGATTACACTTTACTGAATGGGCAGATACCATATTTGTTAGTGCTATAACTGGACAAAGAGTAGAAAAGATTTTAGACCTGGTTAATAAAGCTGCTGAATCCCATAAACGCCGTGTCAGTACATCCGTGGTTAATGAAGTTCTCACAGATGCAGTCAGTTGGCACTCACCACCAGCTTCACGCAGTGGTAAACAGGGTAAAATCTATTATGGTACCCAGGTCAGTAGCCAACCACCTACCTTTGCATTGTTTGTTAATGATGCTAAACGGTTCAATGAAAATTACAGACGTTACATAGAAAGACAGTTTCGCAAGCAATTGGGTTTTGAGGGAACACCAATCCGCATCTTATGGCGTAGCAAAAAAGTTAGAGAAATGGAAGTTGGCACTCTTAATCGAGCAACTCGTGTCTGA
- the sufB gene encoding Fe-S cluster assembly protein SufB, which yields MSASVKTLVNQPYKYGFVTDIETDTIPRGLNEEVIRLISAKKQEPEFMLEFRLRAYRQWLKMTEPIWAHVNYPPINYQDIVYYSAPKQKKAKLNSLEEVDPTLLETFEKLGISLSEQKRLANVAVDAIFDSVSVATTFKEKLAEDGVIFCSISEALREHPELVKKYLGSVVPIGDNYFAALNSAVFSDGSFVYIPKGVKCPMELSTYFRINSGDTGQFERTLIVAEESSYVSYLEGCTAPMYDSNQLHAAVVELVALDNAEIKYSTVQNWYAGDENGKGGIYNFVTKRGLCQGVNSKISWTQVETGSAITWKYPSCVLVGDNSIGEFYSVALTNNRQQADTGTKMIHIGKNTRSTIISKGISAGKSSNSYRGLVKINPSAKGARNYSQCDSMLIGDNAQANTFPYIQVQNNTGKVEHEASTSKIGEDQLFFFAQRGISAEDAVSMMISGFCKDVFNQLPMEFAVEADKLLSLKLEGSVG from the coding sequence ATGAGCGCATCCGTCAAGACCCTAGTTAACCAACCTTATAAGTATGGCTTTGTCACTGACATTGAAACCGACACCATACCCCGTGGGCTAAATGAGGAAGTTATCCGCTTAATTTCCGCTAAAAAACAAGAGCCAGAATTCATGCTGGAATTTCGTTTGCGTGCCTACCGTCAGTGGTTAAAGATGACGGAACCAATTTGGGCGCATGTTAACTATCCACCTATTAATTACCAAGATATTGTTTATTATTCTGCACCAAAACAAAAGAAAGCAAAACTGAATAGTTTAGAAGAAGTTGACCCAACCTTACTGGAAACCTTTGAGAAATTAGGTATTTCCCTATCCGAGCAAAAGCGACTGGCCAATGTAGCTGTGGATGCAATCTTTGATAGTGTTTCCGTGGCCACAACATTTAAAGAAAAACTGGCGGAGGATGGGGTGATTTTCTGCTCCATTTCGGAAGCATTGCGGGAGCATCCAGAATTAGTCAAGAAATATCTTGGTAGTGTGGTGCCCATTGGTGATAATTATTTTGCTGCTTTAAACTCCGCTGTTTTTAGCGATGGTTCATTTGTATATATTCCTAAAGGGGTCAAATGTCCCATGGAATTATCTACCTATTTTCGCATTAACTCCGGTGATACGGGACAGTTTGAAAGGACTTTAATTGTTGCGGAAGAAAGCAGCTATGTTTCCTATTTGGAAGGATGCACAGCACCAATGTATGATAGTAATCAATTGCATGCTGCTGTTGTGGAATTAGTTGCTTTAGATAATGCTGAAATAAAATATTCCACAGTGCAAAACTGGTATGCTGGTGATGAAAATGGTAAGGGAGGGATTTACAATTTCGTTACCAAAAGAGGTTTGTGTCAAGGAGTCAATTCCAAAATTTCCTGGACTCAAGTAGAAACAGGATCTGCTATTACGTGGAAATATCCCAGTTGTGTGTTAGTTGGTGATAATTCAATAGGTGAATTCTACTCTGTAGCTCTAACCAATAATCGCCAGCAAGCTGATACGGGAACTAAAATGATTCATATTGGTAAAAATACTCGTAGTACAATTATTTCTAAAGGTATTTCCGCAGGCAAATCAAGTAATAGCTATCGGGGTTTAGTCAAAATTAATCCTAGTGCCAAGGGTGCTAGAAATTATTCTCAATGTGATTCCATGTTGATTGGAGACAATGCCCAGGCCAACACATTTCCCTACATTCAGGTTCAGAATAATACAGGTAAAGTAGAACATGAAGCTTCCACCTCTAAAATTGGTGAAGACCAACTATTCTTTTTTGCCCAACGTGGTATTTCTGCTGAAGATGCGGTTTCAATGATGATTAGCGGTTTCTGTAAGGATGTTTTTAACCAGTTACCGATGGAATTTGCGGTAGAAGCTGATAAGTTATTGAGCTTGAAATTAGAAGGTAGTGTGGGTTAG